A DNA window from Anastrepha ludens isolate Willacy chromosome 6, idAnaLude1.1, whole genome shotgun sequence contains the following coding sequences:
- the LOC128868012 gene encoding uncharacterized protein LOC128868012: MDKNYISSPNDFQHMEGTESVEFKRTFALDGIGEDESLRLYLRKAGLSDEIEYLTPEQRRAFIYDIIKSNKMPGYWMPSTMISPSPYNLPTAKSNERSKPPPPPARTVTASPAMQRNKNSAMPVALNYATISSSSSNNSLQSLDQSSPIVPRRFQPTPPTPPSPSTFVTSIKGGRYEISGPMNFQHIAGDMTRDRTRNAFDLTMTMNDNVLRKYLLERGIKEQDLAGMRKQDIIKNIVQSRFTWMPPQLNVNGTVSHPPPNIMYATISSCKEHTPPGSPRISRPRKSMNAPPPPPPPPPPLPATSALAPASATTSSIAPMSNQKQISTPPLSSASSATPTTSADSLSNLNILAARFASPSEFPSIEDIYSNKTEVEAIFAQTSTQPRQTYRQAPPPPVKPKPFEDAPPPPPSLIQVKNNKSSVIYHSNQSLDSLNEWTSEDDSDNKILYGRTIADRAKVPPAPKLMVLPTTVSNDYALTKSVNSQDGGSTATSVLYASSVGNRKQTPPPTPPKPALKPQFFAKVSAVPPPPPPPPSLPAPEVAAACVSKTSSRAPIVISKGSGASPPPPPPPPPPSTNNAPMPPPPPPSTTNAPMPPPPSPILNAAAKSSGGSPVALSTANDSGDARGALLDSIRKGVALKKVNQKAATISGVKPRAERKPPANDFLSELKMGITLRRVKDKNHNIYADEDPDESQA, from the exons ATGGATAAAAATTACATTAGTTCTCCAAACGATTTTCAACATATGGAGGGTACTGAATCGGTTGAATTCAAACGTACTTTCGCTCTCGATGGGATCGGTGAAGATGAATCCTTGCGGTTATATTTACGCAAAGCGGGACTATCGGATGAAATTGAATATTTGACACCGGAACAGCGACGTGCCTTCATTTACGATATTATAAAGAGCAACAAGATGCCGGGATATTGGATG CCTTCAACAATGATATCGCCATCTCCTTATAATTTACCCACTGCAAAGTCAAATGAGCGTTCTAAACCACCGCCACCACCTGCGCGCACCGTCACCGCTTCACCCGCTATGCAACGAAATAAGAACTCTGCCATGCCGGTAGCACTTAACTACGCCACCATTAGCAGCTCTTCGTCGAACAACAGCCTGCAAAGTTTGGACCAAAGCAGTCCCATTGTACCTCGTCGTTTCCAACCAACACCACCCACGCCGCCTTCGCCCTCGACATTTGTGACTAGCATTAAAGGTGGCCGATACGAGATAAGCGGTCCAATGAACTTTCAACACATAGCTGGAGATATGACGCGTGATCGGACGCGCAACGCATTCGATCTTACCATGACCATGAATGATAACGTACTGAGGAAGTATCTGTTGGAACGCGGCATTAAGGAGCAAGACTTGGCTGGCATGCGCAAGCAGGATATCATAAAAAACATCGTACAATCGAGGTTCACATGGATG CCACCTCAGCTCAATGTTAATGGAACTGTTAGTCATCCTCCACCCAATATAATGTATGCCACGATTTCTTCATGCAAAGAACATACACCACCCGGTTCGCCAAGGATTTCACGCCCCCGAAAATCAATGAATGcaccaccgccaccaccaccacctccACCGCCACTACCAGCAACGTCAGCGTTAGCCCCAGCATCAGCAACAACTTCGAGTATAGCACCAATGTCTAATCAAAAACAGATATCAACACCTCCTCTATCGTCAGCTTCAAGTGCTACTCCAACAACTTCAGCAGATTCTCTGTCGAATTTAAACATTTTGGCTGCGCGTTTCGCAAGTCCTTCAGAGTTTCCCTCTATCGAAGATATTTACAGCAACAAGACTGAGGTGGAAGCCATATTTGCACAGACATCTACTCAGCCCAGACAGACTTATAGACAAGCGCCCCCACCACCCGTTAAGCCGAAACCCTTCGAGGACGCGCCTCCACCACCACCTTCTCTTATCCaggttaaaaacaataaatcttCAGTGATTTACCATTCCAATCAGAGTTTGGATAGCCTCAACGAGTGGACGAGCGAAGATGATAGTGACAATAAAATCTTATATGGCAGAACGATTGCCGATCGAGCTAAAGTGCCACCAGCACCCAAGCTAATGGTACTACCAACTACCGTCAGCAATGATTATGCTTTAACGAAATCGGTAAATAGCCAAGATGGTGGTAGTACAGCTACCTCGGTATTATATGCTAGCAGTGTTGGCAATAGAAAGCAAACTCCGCCACCAACACCTCCAAAGCCTGCGCTAAAACCACAATTCTTTGCGAAGGTTTCAGCAGTGCCACCACCGCCTCCCCCTCCTCCATCTCTTCCCGCACCAGAAGTTGCAGCGGCGTGTGTATCTAAAACCTCATCTCGTGCGCCAATTGTTATCAGCAAGGGGAGTGGGGCATCGCCACCACCACCGCCTCCACCACCGCCACCTTCTACTAATAACGCGCCtatgccaccaccaccaccaccttcTACTACTAACGCGCCTATGCCACCACCACCATCACCCATATTAAATGCAGCAGCTAAAAGTAGCGGTGGCTCACCTGTAGCTCTATCTACAGCTAATGATAGCGGGGACGCGCGTGGCGCTTTGCTAGATAGCATTCGAAAGGGCGTCGCCTTGAAG AAAGTCAACCAGAAAGCTGCCACAATCAGTGGCGTCAAGCCACGCGCCGAACGCAAACCACCAGCTAACGACTTTCTTTCCGAATTGAAAATGGGTATTACATTGCGACGGGTAAAGGATAAGAATCACAATATTTATGCGGATGAAGATCCAGATGAATCGCAAGCTTAA